AACAGTTTGGGCTGCAGTAACAATGCCATCTAAAACAACAGACTGGTCAGCTTCATAGTAATCTCCATCCATGGTTGTGTAATCATAATAACGATTGTAGCTATACCTGTTATTATAATCGTATCCATACCAGTTAAGATAATCGTAATACCTGTTTTTGAAATAAACATATGGGTTCCAGTTTAAAGAATATATTCTTGAGCCAACAGTAGAGAACCCGTGATAAGCTTCCCATGAGCGCTGCATATAATAATAGTTGTAAATATTCAAAGCCCAATAATTAGCTCTGTATGCATCCAGCGAAGCATCATACATTGCCGCCAGCATTTCTGCAGCGACCTTTTCTCCGTTTTTGCCTTTAATTTTTATTTTCCATTCTTCAGTCTGCCCGGGTTGAAGCTTGTTTCTGAATGTTTCAAAACTAATGTCAAGTTCTTTGTTTGTATAGGGAACCTCTATGTTCACATCGTGCTGAAAAACCCGGCTCTGGCAAATAAATGTAAAATGAACGGCAAAATTGCCACGGTATTCTTCCTTAATAGGGACAGTAACTTTTTTAAGTTCGTTGTTGATTTTTATCCATTCTTTCTGCACTATAACATTTCCCACTTCAACTTCTTTAAGCACGCTCACATTTTGCTCTTTTGTTCCGATAAGAAAAGCGGCTTCTTCACCAGGCTCGCCTTTGGATTTTAAAGTTGAGAACCATGCAAAATCATTAAGGGGTATGGTTTTGTCATTGTTGGAATAGACAGTAAAATACGAATATGACTGCACTTTTTCGCCAAACTTATCCACAGAATTTATTTCCAGAACATATTGCCCGGATGGCCATGCCTGAAGGTTAGGGATTTTCAGCAACGAATCCTGCTCTGTATCATAACTGTATTCAAGCACCTTGGTTTCTTTTGCCCATTTTGATGTGTTGGTTTCATTTTCATACATATCATAAGGAAACCATTGGTAATAATCGTTTTTTGAAATTTGCCTTATATCGGGTTCTTTCCACAGTCTATTGCGAAATATTTTGTCGGGCTGTTTCAGCTTATAAATAATTATGTTGCCTTTAGCATATTCATAAGTGCCGCTCAGGTTAGTAGTGGAAATGACATAAGGGTCTTTGCTCGTTTTCTCAATTTCATCAGGCAAATCAACATTCACCAACAGGGCTTTATATCCGGCATTCATGCTTGTTTGTGATGAACGTGTTTCTCCATTAATGTCAGTTACATCAGCACTGATAAGGTAATTAAAAGTAGGGTCTGATTTTTTACTAACTGTGTAATCCGGCACAGCAGTAAATTCAACGGTGAACTCTCCCGAATCATTTGTTGTTGTAGTTCCGTTGGTTATTTCCATCTGTGGTGAGTTTGGATAATATCCATACCAATAATACCACCAATAAGGGAAACGGGCTGTACGCACTACCCGATATTTCACCTGTGCATTATCAATATTTGCGCCTGCATAAGCTTTTGCAGTGCCTTTCACAGTTACTTTTTCTCCCAGTTTATAGGTACCCTTCACCGGTTCAAACTTCACTTCAAACTTCGGGCGTTTATATTCTTCAACAGAAAAATAAATACTTCCCCATGCATCGGCAATATGCATCTGGCCGTTAAGCAGTCCGGTTGGTATCACAAACGAACCGCTGAATGTGCCGTATTCATTGCTAGTGAGTTTAACCTCCGAAATTTTTTGATAATTTACATCGTATAAAATAACATTTGTTTCAACACCTGGTTTTATTTCTGTAGTTGTTCCATCGGTTTCCATCAGAATACCTTTAAAATAGATTGTCTGACCGGGGCGGTATATCATACGGTCAGTAAAATAAACTGTCTTGTAGTATTTCTTTTTCTCACTTTTATGTGCTCTGTACTGATAAAAAGTTGAAGACTTTAGTTTGTCACTATTCCATGACAATTCTACATAAGAGTTATAATAATAGTTATTACCAGGAACAACTTCAAACATACCGTCATCATTTGAATAGTACCTGTTTCCCTTGTGGTATTCGTATTCACGTGTGGTATAATTATAAATCTCGTTATAAACCTGAGCAGTTACGCCTTTTAGCGGTGTTCCGTTCTCACGGTTGGTTACAATGAACTGAACATTTCCGTTTAACAACGAACGTTTAAGATATGCAAGGTTCGACACCCAGAAAGTAGCATAGGATAATGCTTCGGTGTTATAAGTAAAATTAATATCCGTACCAATAAGTACGACATAAAACCCTGATTCCAGTTCGGGAATTTTTATTTCAGTAGCGTGTGATTGATAATCTCCGGGGTTTGTTAAATCTATACTGAACTGTTTTAATGGATTAAGTTTGATGAGTTGTTTTACAATTTTTTCATCATAATAATAACGATAGGTGAGCCTGTCATACCATTCATAATCTGCTTTGCATATTTTTATATGAACTTTGTTAAGGTTACGGTAATTAAGAAGGCCCCTGAATGGTTTTCCCGGTATGTTAACATCTTCGGTTGTGTAAGAAAGAGACTTTTCTTTAATTTTCGCCTGAAGGTACTTGCAATTTGCGGTTCCAAAAGCATCAGGAAATTTATTGATGGCCGTATTACAAATATCATACGCTTTCTTCAGCTTCCATCTATCTGCTTCATCGTTGGTAGAACTGTATTTGTTTCCTTCAATATAATAATAGTTTGCTATTTCATAAATCACTTCCGATGAAGATGGAAATGATTCAAACTTTTTGTAAAGCGCCTCAAGCGACTGCATAAACAAAGTGTCCTTGTCGGGGTGTATTGACTTCTGCCTGATAAATTTCAGACGTTTCAGGTCGTCATCAATGAGCGCCCTGGGGTCGGAGTCGTTTTTGTGAAAATTTAAAAGGTCCTGAAATAATTTTGACGCATAATATATTAATGAATATTTATCATCAGAGCCGATGTTCAGATTTGAATATTTATCATAGGGATTAAAATACTCTGCTTTATCAATTTCAAAACGATTTACCGGGCTCACCAGACCGGGTTCTTCGTTGGCAAAAAAATCAATGGCGCGATGCACAAGGAAATCATATAATGTAGGTCTGAAATTTTTGGAGTCGCTGCCTTGTTTTACAAGTATTTCATCATACACCTCGATAGAGGTTTTTTTTAGGTTTTCGCTGTCATCAAGCGATAGCTGATAATATTTTATACATTGTTCAACAATTTTTCTCAAATCCCATGTCCTTATGTCTTCAGGAACAAAATCCACCGTTTCCGTTCGGTTAAGAAATTTATAGCGGTTATTCTGGTAATATTTCCAGTACACTTCAGCTATCATTGAATAAATGACGGGTTTTATTGGAAATTTTGCTTCTGCCACTTCGGCAGTCAGGTCATTTATTTCTTTCACATAGTCATCCTCACTTATGTATGACTCAAGCCGGAGCTTGTAAGTAACTGCTTTTACAAAGTTGCCCGTATGATTTTCCGCTTTGGCTTTCTGATAAATAACTTCCACCACTTCAATAGCTGAGCGAGTAAGGCCTTTATTCACCAAAGAATCGGCTTTAGCCCATAGTGTTTTGTAGTCGTCATTCACCGAAATCGTTTCGGCAATAGTTTTCTGATGTATAAAAGCCGGAAGTATTGATTTAACGGCAATGGCTGACACAGAAATAATGAGCGCCAGGGCAATGATTTTGAAAGTTTTCATAAGTTGGTTTTTAAAATTTTGCTTTCATAGATGCAATATCGGAAAAAATCCATAAAGGCAGAGAAAATTTTTTCCCTATAAGCGGTATCGCGGCTCTAAGCCGTACTACCGCTAACGGCATTGATAATAACTGTCGGGGTGACTGTGCACAAGGCTTGCGCTCTTGTCAGTCACCCCGACAGTTGCGCTACCTAATTCCTTTCAAAAAATTTCCTTTTAAGTTCTCAACATTATGTTTCCCGTGTGCAAAAGCTACATGGCTTCCCCGGATAACATATTCCGGCACACCTTTAACAGGAAAGCCTTCGTAAATATTTGAATCGCAATTCTGAAACTGAGTTTTTACAGAAATTATGTTTTCGGCATCAGGATTCCAGAGCACAATATCCGCATCGGAGCCTTCTGCTATTACACCTTTTTTAGGGTATAAGCCAAATATTTTTGCGGCATTTGCAGAAGTTAATTCCACAAAACGATTAAGCGAAATTTTATTTTTCAGAACTCCATAAGTAAATAAAAGCGGAAGGCGGTATTCAATGCTACCGGCACCATTGGGAATTTTGGTGAAGTT
This is a stretch of genomic DNA from Bacteroidales bacterium. It encodes these proteins:
- a CDS encoding MG2 domain-containing protein gives rise to the protein MKTFKIIALALIISVSAIAVKSILPAFIHQKTIAETISVNDDYKTLWAKADSLVNKGLTRSAIEVVEVIYQKAKAENHTGNFVKAVTYKLRLESYISEDDYVKEINDLTAEVAEAKFPIKPVIYSMIAEVYWKYYQNNRYKFLNRTETVDFVPEDIRTWDLRKIVEQCIKYYQLSLDDSENLKKTSIEVYDEILVKQGSDSKNFRPTLYDFLVHRAIDFFANEEPGLVSPVNRFEIDKAEYFNPYDKYSNLNIGSDDKYSLIYYASKLFQDLLNFHKNDSDPRALIDDDLKRLKFIRQKSIHPDKDTLFMQSLEALYKKFESFPSSSEVIYEIANYYYIEGNKYSSTNDEADRWKLKKAYDICNTAINKFPDAFGTANCKYLQAKIKEKSLSYTTEDVNIPGKPFRGLLNYRNLNKVHIKICKADYEWYDRLTYRYYYDEKIVKQLIKLNPLKQFSIDLTNPGDYQSHATEIKIPELESGFYVVLIGTDINFTYNTEALSYATFWVSNLAYLKRSLLNGNVQFIVTNRENGTPLKGVTAQVYNEIYNYTTREYEYHKGNRYYSNDDGMFEVVPGNNYYYNSYVELSWNSDKLKSSTFYQYRAHKSEKKKYYKTVYFTDRMIYRPGQTIYFKGILMETDGTTTEIKPGVETNVILYDVNYQKISEVKLTSNEYGTFSGSFVIPTGLLNGQMHIADAWGSIYFSVEEYKRPKFEVKFEPVKGTYKLGEKVTVKGTAKAYAGANIDNAQVKYRVVRTARFPYWWYYWYGYYPNSPQMEITNGTTTTNDSGEFTVEFTAVPDYTVSKKSDPTFNYLISADVTDINGETRSSQTSMNAGYKALLVNVDLPDEIEKTSKDPYVISTTNLSGTYEYAKGNIIIYKLKQPDKIFRNRLWKEPDIRQISKNDYYQWFPYDMYENETNTSKWAKETKVLEYSYDTEQDSLLKIPNLQAWPSGQYVLEINSVDKFGEKVQSYSYFTVYSNNDKTIPLNDFAWFSTLKSKGEPGEEAAFLIGTKEQNVSVLKEVEVGNVIVQKEWIKINNELKKVTVPIKEEYRGNFAVHFTFICQSRVFQHDVNIEVPYTNKELDISFETFRNKLQPGQTEEWKIKIKGKNGEKVAAEMLAAMYDASLDAYRANYWALNIYNYYYMQRSWEAYHGFSTVGSRIYSLNWNPYVYFKNRYYDYLNWYGYDYNNRYSYNRYYDYTTMDGDYYEADQSVVLDGIVTAAQTVTRNGKKAAKPQGALGGSTGEDYFEESEKNDEDNNIPKDKSKESGWDKGEGQDINFGEIKTRTNFNETAFFYPHLLTSENGEIVISFTVPEALTKWKFMGLAHTKDLKFSQIQKEILTQKDLMVVPNPPRFFRENDKIVFNSKVTNLTNDSLTVYVSLMLFNAETQKPINVITGNIDQVKCVGVPKGQSIAVEWEIKIPEGIPAITYKIVAKAGNFSDGEEMIIPVLTNRMLVTETMPLPIRGNQIKEFNFEKLINAYKSNTLVNYKLTLEFTSNPAWYAVQALPYLIEYPYECTEQIFSRFYANSIATFIANSNPKIKEVFESWKNITPDALLSNLEKNQDLKYVMLQETPWVLEAKNESQAKRNIGVLFEIKRMQNEIDRALRKLEKLQVSNGGWTWFPGMPDDRYITQHIITGFCHLDKLGVRDVRDQQKVWNMVKCGSRYLDDRIREDYEWLLKYGADMDKNHLGGIQIQYLYARSYFIKEIAVESKNQKAFDYYFGQAQKYWLENNRYLQGMIALALNRMNDKITAAGIIKSLKENAIFSEEMGMYWKNMDYGYYWYQAPIETQALLIECFDEVANDQKSVEEMKVWLLKQKQTQNWKTTKATAEACYAMLLRGTDWLAKEPEVSIMLGSILVDPKKTPEIKVQEGTGYFRTSWFEEAIKPEMGKVKVTKSDDGVAWGALYWQYFEQLDKITPAETPLKLEKKLFVERNSEHGPVITPITSDTKLKLGDKIKVRIELRVDRDMEYVHMKDMRASGFEPINVISKYKYQGGIGYYESTGDAATNFFISYLKKGTYLFEYPLRVAQKGDFSNGITSIQCMYAPEFSAHSEGIRVKVTG